The following are encoded together in the Neofelis nebulosa isolate mNeoNeb1 chromosome 9, mNeoNeb1.pri, whole genome shotgun sequence genome:
- the GTSF1L gene encoding gametocyte-specific factor 1-like: MEPEALEICPYNLHHRVPLSRFQYHLASCRRKNPKKAKKMASCKYNACHVVPIKKLEEHEAVCVSRSTMEEEDSLCPLKVSLPSSEQSGNIPPEHPWLPSSDVWNVDSTNCHPTFVLKTFVPQKLVCESDIREPERERGPFPKTDTPQKTLRPGG; the protein is encoded by the coding sequence ATGGAGCCAGAAGCCTTAGAAATTTGCCCTTACAACCTGCACCACCGAGTCCCACTCAGCAGATTTCAGTACCACCTGGCATCCTGCAGGAGAAAGAACCCCAAGAAAGCCAAAAAGATGGCCAGCTGCAAATACAACGCCTGCCACGTGGTCCCCATCAAAAAGCTGGAGGAGCACGAGGCTGTCTGTGTCAGCAGAAGCACAATGGAGGAAGAGGACAGCCTGTGCCCCCTGAAAGTTAGCCTTCCAAGTTCAGAGCAGAGTGGAAATATCCCTCCAGAGCACCCCTGGCTCCCCAGTTCTGACGTCTGGAATGTCGACAGCACTAACTGCCATCCCACGTTTGTCCTTAAAACTTTTGTTCCCCAAAAGCTTGTTTGCGAAAGTGACataagagagccagagagagagagaggcccatTCCCCAAGACTGACACCCCCCAGAAGACTCTCAGACCAGGAGGATAA